The Tubulanus polymorphus chromosome 1, tnTubPoly1.2, whole genome shotgun sequence genome contains a region encoding:
- the LOC141899607 gene encoding ribosome quality control complex subunit NEMF-like: protein MKTRYSTIDIRAAISELNSRFIGLRVANVYDIDHRTYLIRLARPDEKAMILLESGNKIHSTEFDWPKNMMPSGFSMKLRKHLRSRRLEKIEQLGIDRIIDLQFGSGEAAYHLILELYDRGNIVLTDHEFTIMNILRPRTDDSQDVRFAVREKYPIENAKQPTPFISQDRLKEIIENAKEGDYLKKILTPHFEYGPALVEHSLLTAGFTENLKIGVNFNIGIDLPKLYSALQIAEDLLQNSQNRTEECKGYIIQERRKKAEMASEGQELLTYKEFHPYLYKQHSDLPFIEHVDFNKAVDEFFSKIESQKLDVKALQQEKTALKKLDNVKKDHQKRLDILQKEQELDTMKGQLVEINLNLVDRAIMIVQSAIANQIDWTEISDIVKEATIQGDPVASSIKTLKLDTNEITMLLRDPYDDEIKPTKVQIQLNLSAYANARRYYDKKKHASVKEEKTIDASAKALKSAERKTKETLKDVQTAISINKTRKTYWFEKFLWCISSENYLIIGGRDQQQNELIVKRYLRPGDVYVHADLHGASSVIIKNPSGEPVTPKALNEAGTMAVCNSAAWEAKVVTSAWWVHHDQVSKTAPTGEYLTTGSFMIRGKKNYLPPCYLVYGFGFMFKLDEDSLFRHIGERRIKTAEEDTISEIGTLESEGTEISMDDDAADNTDDSDSESDDAVKVNLEPVQEEEISFPDTNISLQHVTGDKYQLQGYSDDKFHTDEQDVVYLGDNEPIHLSTVTEKVGHGKMSQKQRKNQKKGKKGDNQGGDEETGRENEELMEDGEKKNRNSGQQQQQQQQQAPLKRGQKAKMKKIKEKYKDQDEEERQLKMEILASARPQKEDKKKKGKKAMQQEQKQRRMANKPLYTRDSTPSERLQAITIDEAAIGEKESSAVEHPGSDDEKLDTVEDETLPTEELNMLDSFTGIPDVEDVLHYAIPVIAPYNTMTNYKFKVKLTPGTTKRGKAAKTALNMFTFDKSTTPREKDLLKIVKDNDISRNFPGKVKVSAPNLLRSKGKGKK from the exons atgaagacgaGATACAGTACAATAGATATACGAGCTGCTATTAGTGAATTAAACTCCAG ATTCATAGGCTTACGAGTCGCAAATGTATATGACATAGATCACAGAACATACCTCATTAGATTAGCCAG ACCCGATGAAAAGGCGATGATTCTTCTAGAAtctggaaataaaatccacaGTACGGAGTTCGACTGGCCGAAGAATATGATGCCGAGTGGTTTCAGTATGAAG TTGCGGAAACATCTGCGATCACGACGTCTGGAAAAAATAGAACAACTCGGAATCGATCGAATTATAGACTTACAGTTTGGTTCGGGAGAAGCTGCTTATCATCTTATTCTAGAATTATACGATCGG GGAAATATAGTTTTAACCGATCATGAATTTACTATAATGAATATACTTCGACCTCGAACCGATGACAGTCAAGATGTCCGCTTTGCCGTGCGTGAAAAATATCCCATCGAGAATGCGAAACAACCAACGCCTTTTATATCACAGGACAG atTGAAAGAAATCATTGAGAATGCTAAAGAAGGGGAttatttgaagaaaatcttAACACCTCACTTCG AATATGGACCAGCCCTCGTTGAACATTCTCTGCTTACTGCGGGCTTCACTGAAAACTTAAAAATCGGTGTTAATTTTAACATCGGAATAG ATTTACCGAAATTGTATTCTGCTCTACAAATCGCTGAAGATTTGCTACAGAACAGTCAAAACCGCACAGAGGAGTGTAAG GGTTACATCATACAGGAAAGACGTAAAAAAGCAGAAATGGCTTCAGAGGGACAGGAATTACTGAC atataaaGAATTCCATCCGTACCTCTATAAACAACATTCTGATCTGccattcatagaacatgtggaTTTCAATAAG GCAGTAGATGAATTTTTCTCCAAGATCGAAAGCCAAAAGCTTGATGTTAAAGCTTTACAACAGGAGAAAACTGCGCTGAAGAAACTAGACAATGTGAAGAAAGATCATCAGAAGAGATTAGACATTTTACAAAAAGAGCAG GAGCTTGACACGATGAAAGGTCAATTAGTAGAAATCAACTTGAATCTG GTTGATAGAGCTATAATGATTGTTCAAAGTGCGATCGCGAATCAAATAGATTGGACGGAAATATCTGATATTGTGAAGGAAGCGACGATTCAAGGGGATCCAGTTGCATCTTCTATAAAAACGCTCAAACTCGATACTAACGAAATAACAATGTTACTACG AGATCCTTATGACGATGAAATCAAACCAACTAAAGTACAAATACAACTGAATCTTTCTGCTTATGCGAATGCGAGGAG gtATTACGACAAAAAGAAACACGCTTCAGTGAAAGAAGAGAAAACTATAGATGCATCTGCAAAG gcTCTGAAATCAGCGGAGAGAAAAACGAAAGAAACTTTGAAAGATGTACAGACTGCTATTAGCATTAATAAAACACGTAAAACTTACTG gtttgaaaaatttctctGGTGCATCAGTTCGGAAAACTACTTGATAATCGGAGGCAGAGATCAACAACAGAATGAACTGATAGTCAAACGATACCTGCGTCCAG GTGATGTCTATGTGCATGCTGATCTTCATGGTGCTAGCTCTGTCATCATAAAAAATCCTTCAG GTGAACCTGTTACGCCGAAGGCTTTGAATGAAGCTGGAACGATGGCTGTTTGTAACAGTGCTGCGTGGGAAGCTAAAGTAGTTACTAGCGCTTGGTGGGTTCATCACGATCAGGTCTCTAAAACTGCGCCGACTGGTGAATATTTAACAACGGGTTCTTTCATGATTCGAG GCAAGAAGAATTATCTACCACCGTGTTACCTGGTCTATGGATTCGGTTTCATGTTTAAG TTAGATGAGGATAGTTTATTCCGTCATATCGGTGAACGTAGAATTAAAACAGCGGAAGAAGACACAATCTCCGAGATAGGAACATTAGAAAGTGAAGGGACGGAGATATCAATGGACGACGATGCGGCTGATAATACCGATGACTCGGATTCGGAATCCGATGATGCAGTTAAAGTGAATCTAGAACCGGTGCAAGAAGAGGAAATATCATTCCCCGATACCAATATATCACTACAACATGTTACTGGGGATAA gTATCAACTGCAAGGATATTCTGATGACAAATTTCATACAGATGAACAGGATGTTGTATATTTAGGGGATAATGAACCTATTCATCTGTCAACTGTTACTGAAAAAGTT GGCCATGGAAAAATGTCACAGAAGCAAcggaaaaatcagaaaaaaggGAAGAAGGGAGACAATCAGGGCGGTGATGAAGAGACTGGTAGAGAAAATGAGGAATTAATGGAGGATGGAGAAAAG aaaaatagaaactctggacaacaacagcagcagcagcagcagcaagctCCATTAAAACGTGGTCAAAAAgcgaaaatgaagaaaatcaaagaaaaatataaagatCAAGATGAAGAAGAACGTCAACTTAAAATGGAAATCTTAGCT TCGGCGAGACCACAAAAAGAGGATAAGAAGAAGAAGGGAAAGAAGGCAATGCAACAGGAACAAAAACAGAGGAGAATGGCGAATAAACCTCTATATACACGCGATAGTACTCCTTCTGAAAGACTACAGGCTATAACTATAGACGAAG CCGCGATCGGAGAGAAAGAATCATCTGCTGTTGAACATCCTGGATCTGATGATGAGAAACTAGACACAGTTGAAGATGAGACTCTACCGACAGAG GAGTTGAATATGTTAGATTCATTTACTGGAATACCAGACGTAGAGGATGTGTTACATTACGCTATACCTGTTATCGCCCCTTATAACACGATGACTAATTACAA ATTTAAGGTGAAACTAACTCCTGGAACTACCAAGAGGGGGAAAG CGGCAAAAACTGCGTTGAATATGTTCACGTTTGACAAGTCGACCACGCCTAGagaaaaagatttattgaaaatagtCAAG GATAATGACATATCGCGGAATTTCCCCGGTAAAGTAAAAGTTTCCGCACCGAATCTACTTCGAAGTAAAGGAAAAGGCAAGAAGTGA
- the LOC141915290 gene encoding transmembrane protein 196-like has translation MHMTVMIGGERMYAIVIATVTFAVVHLILGFVSVCIGVSASIQAEVWLAHRVSPIWSGGFFILTGVMGVFSAKRKTAYVILCFTAFSIVSLVTAVVSIQLLRLGLVNHTTDGHTFQKEKLDMLIVVALVATGAECLNCIISTIVSCRMAKAAKKELFKKRDGTFHVQVLGEKDVVIVSNPLPKDGFSIL, from the exons ATGCATATGACTGTAATGATAGGTGGTGAGAGGATGTATGCCATCGTTATTGCCACCGTAACCTTCGCAGTGGTACATCTGATACTGGGTTTTGTGAGTGTTTGTATCGGTGTGAGCGCATCCATACAAGCTGAAGTTTGGCTCGCACACAGAGTATCCCCAATATGGAGTGGTGGATTT tttattttaACTGGAGTTATGGGGGTATTTTCAGCTAAACGAAAGACCGCATATGTG ATTCTGTGTTTTACGGCATTTTCTATCGTTTCCCTGGTTACGGCAGTGGTCAGTATACAATTATTACGGCTAGGTTTGGTCAACCATACGACTGACGGACACACATTCCAGAAAGAAAAACTCGACATGCTAATAGTGGTGGCACTGGTAGCTACGGGTGCGGAATGTCTTAATtgtatcatttcaacaatagttAGCTGTAGAATGGCTAAAGCCGCTAAAAAGGAACTGTTTAAGAAGAGGGACGGAACGTTTCACGTGCAGGTATTAGGGGAGAAGGATGTTGTTATCGTATCGAATCCATTACCCAAAGATGGCTTCTCTATTTTATGA
- the LOC141909063 gene encoding transmembrane protein 45B-like gives MQTKSQNIPQYSNVSVFLFLRPSKNLSTGRDHEGNGQHITMYGGFIICGILDILVHYKIRFVPKNADYLASALAFAIELILFKFHLHGRSRLDIQIHTLLVYIVALNVITILAEMRYPNSVIAGLARAFFVILQGTWFYQVAFILYNPIPGAEPWDGENHEQMMITTIIFGWHMLIILIAMITIGAIVSCFIRRGDGGNYKDDEYDMESLIHRDNNGHTLLKMNADDAEDDSDFENEKPVSLKTLSD, from the exons ATGCAAACAAAGTCGCAGAATATTCCACAATACAGCAACGTATCCGTGTTCCTGTTTTTGCGGCCGTCTAAAAACCTGTCAACTGGAAGGGATCATGAAG GGAATGGTCAGCACATCACCATGTATGGCGGTTTCATTATCTGTGGAATTCTCGACATTTTGGTTCACTACAAAATCAGATTCGTTCCCAAAAATGCCGACTATTTGGCATCGGCGCTAGCTTTCGCGATCGagttaattctattcaagttccATCTGCACGGTCGAAGCAGGCTTGATATCCAAATCCATACATTACTGGTCTACATTGTTGCTCTTAATGTGATTACAATTCTAGCTGAAATGCGATACCCGAATAGCGTTATTGCTGGACTTGCGCGCGCATTTTTCGTAATCCTTCAAGgaacctggttttatcaggtAGCGTTTATTCTGTATAATCCGATTCCTGGTGCTGAACCTTGGGACGGTGAAAACCACGAGCAAATGATGATCACTACTATAATATTTGGTTGGCACATGTTGATTATTTTAATCGCTATGATCACTATCGGAGCGATTGTGAGTTGTTTTATTAGAAGAGGTGACGGTGGGAATTATAAAGATGACGAATACGATATGGAAAGTTTAATTCACCGGGATAATAACGGACATACATTGTTAAAGATGAACGCTGATGATGCGGAAGATGACagcgattttgaaaatgaaaaacctgTTTCTTTAAAGACTTTAAGTGATTGA
- the LOC141912970 gene encoding DNA-directed RNA polymerases I, II, and III subunit RPABC2-like — protein MAEGDDREYDEFEDAIDEIDDAEPLDEVEQAEEETEQVDVLPAAEPGEVAPENRITTPYMTKYERARVLGTRALQIAMCAPVMVELEGETDPLQIAMKELKAGKIPIRIRRYLPDGSYEDWAIDELIITY, from the exons ATTTGAAGACGCTATTGACGAAATAGACGATGCTGAACCTTTAGATGAAGTAGAGCAAGCTGAG GAAGAAACTGAACAAGTAGATGTTTTACCAGCGGCTGAACCGGGGGAGGTCGCGCCTGAAAATCGTATCACTACACCTTATATGACAAAATATGAACGAGCTCGAGTTTTAGGAACGAGAGCTTTACAAATAGC GATGTGTGCTCCGGTGATGGTTGAATTAGAGGGTGAAACCGATCCATTACAGATCGCCATGAAAGAGCTAAA aGCTGGAAAAATTCCAATTCGAATACGACGTTATTTGCCAGATGGAAGTTACGAAGATTGGGCAATAGATGAACTAATTATAACATACTAG
- the LOC141915034 gene encoding calpain-9-like isoform X1, which yields MYRGRQQFANMPPTSTGQFQNQNREGNVQFQPPQQQQQQNFANNSMIDPPNKPAAAVPNQKQQQPPRPVSFHHPENDADVNSEFENTRIDNLRKNTLFEDADFPATDRSIYYSRQSQFKFEWLRPHEIVKMYHSGLKPELFVGATNRFDVKQGKLGDCWVVAALSSLSENMEHIYSIIPRGQSFRAQWYAGMFRFRFWQFGRWVEVVIDDRLPTMRGELMFVHSNTVNEFWAALLEKAYAKMYGSYEALKAGHIADALTDFTGGLTESYPLGKFHDVPNNIVNIMFKSLERQSVIGASIYPVDPNENKRTLLPNGLVAGHAFSVTDMRELRIPQNMLPMSYRQSEIRLISERGEIPITLIRIRNPWGTRIEWNGPWSDRSPEWNSIPEPDKRAMGLIFRDDGEFWMDFRDFLTNFSSLDICNLSPQMNSMAARQWEERVHFNRWIKGVTAGGRPACKETHWMNPQFKVTLSDSDDDEDNLCSLIIELSQKDQRRMKHKNLKNLDIGFVIYQLTENNHVLPLTKKYFETYHYKDRCDQFIDARQNVKRFLLPPGEYVIVPSTYEPNEMTEFMLRMYFEKIHSQPSEQIDEVLSIESPLASPEKDPDLKTREEFFKKFFYDVAGENMQVDAYEFHQILNGALRADPNHKDINIDTCKAMVTLVDNDDNCRLGYNEFLHLWNLVRSWKSCFYVYDADHSGKLKSIELRNVLHSYGYKLNQSILAKLVYQYADNQEQVDLDSFIACMTRLALLFKIYKRNQKNDYVAMGLEQWIQEGVAL from the exons ATGTATAGAGGCCGTCAACAGTTTGCAAACATGCCGCCCACATCTACCGGTCAGTTTCAGAATCAGAATCGTGAAGGAAATGTGCAATTTCAACCAccgcaacaacaacaacaacagaactTCGCGAACAACTCGATGATAGACCCACCCAACAAACCAGCTGCAGCAGTTCCCAaccaaaaacaacaacaaccacCACGCCCCGTATCATTCCACCATCCGGAAAATGACGCTGATGTAAAtagtgaatttgaaaatacgcGAATTGATAATCTACGTAAAAATACGCTGTTCGAAGATGCAGATTTTCCGGCAACGGACCGCTCAATTTACTACAGCCGGCAGTCGCAATTTAAGTTTGAATGGTTACGTCCGCAT gaaatAGTTAAGATGTACCATTCTGGTTTGAAGCCCGAGTTGTTTGTTGGCGCAACAAATAGATTTGATGTCAAGCAAGGAAAATTAG GTGATTGCTGGGTGGTGGCAGCACTCTCCAGTTTATCAGAAAACATGGAACACATTTATAGTATAATCCCTCGCGGTCAGAGTTTCAGAGCTCAGTGGTACGCTGGAATGTTTCGATTTCGATTTTGGCAGTTCGGACGATGGGTCGAAGTCGTCATTGACGACCGTCTTCCAACAATGCGCGGGGAGTTGATGTTCGTTCATTCAAACACAGTCAACGAGTTTTGGGCGGCATTACTTGAGAAAGCCTACGCAAA AATGTATGGATCGTATGAAGCGCTGAAGGCAGGTCATATCGCagatgcattgacagatttcACCGGTGGTCTAACGGAAAGTTATCCTTTGGGCAAATTTCACGACGTTCCGAACAACATTGTGAATATCATGTTTAAATCATTAGAACGACAGTCAGTGATCGGAGCTAGTATTTAC CCGGTCGACCCGAATGAGAATAAACGCACTTTACTACCGAATGGCCTCGTAGCTGGACACGCATTCAGCGTCACTGATATGAGAGAG CTAAGGATTCCACAGAATATGTTACCCATGTCATATCGCCAATCAGAG ATCCGTTTGATTTCCGAACGAGGTGAAATACCGATAACGTTGATACGCATTCGAAATCCATGGGGAACGAGAATTGAATGGAATGGACCGTGGAGTGATAG gtcTCCTGAATGGAACAGTATTCCTGAACCTGATAAACGTGCAATGGGTTTGATATTCAGAGATGATGGGGAATTCTG GATGGATTTCCGAGACTTTCTCACAAACTTTTCATCGTTAGACATTTGTAATTTGTCGCCTCAAATGAACTCGATGGCAGCTCGACAGTGGGAAGAGAGAGTTCATTTCAATCGATGGATAAAAGGTGTCACCGCTGGTGGTAGACCCGCTTGCAAAG AAACTCATTGGATGAATCCGCAGTTCAAGGTCACTCTATCGGAtagcgatgatgatgaagataaTTTGTGTAGTTTAATCATTGAATTATCTCAGAAAGATCAACGACGCATGAAAcataaaaatctgaaaaatctcGATATCGGATTCGTTATATATCAG TTGACTGAGAATAATCACGTGTTACCGCTGACTAAGAAGTATTTCGAGACGTATCATTATAAAGATCGATGTGATCAGTTTATCGACGCCCGGCAGAACGTCAAACGATTCTTACTGCCACCGGGAGAATACGTGATCGTTCCGTCAACGTATGAACCGAATGAAATGACCGAGTTCATGCTCAGGATGTATTTCGAAAAGATACATTCACAACCATCGGA GCAAATTGACGAGGTTCTAAGCATCGAGTCGCCGTTAGCATCACCTGAAAAAGATCCTGATCTGAAAACAAGAGAAGAATTCTTCAAGAAATTCTTCTACGACGTCGCTGGAGAG AATATGCAAGTCGATGCATATGAATTTCACCAAATTTTGAATGGTGCTCTACGAGCGG ATCCTAATCACAAGGATATTAACATCGATACGTGTAAAGCTATGGTTACATTGGTAGAT AATGATGATAATTGTAGACTCGGATACAATGAATTTTTGCACCTGTGGAACTTGGTGCGGTCGTGGAAG TCTTGTTTCTACGTTTATGACGCTGATCATAGtggaaaattaaaatctattgaattACGAAATGTGCTGCACTCATACG GTTATAAGTTGAATCAGAGTATTCTTGCCAAATTGGTATATCAATACGCTGATAACCAGGAACAGGTTGATTTGGATAGTTTTATCGCTTGCATGACTCGTTTGGCTCTTCTATTCA aaatatacaaACGAAACCAGAAAAATGATTACGTAGCTATGGGTCTGGAGCAG TGGATTCAGGAAGGAGTCGCGCTCTGA
- the LOC141909045 gene encoding transmembrane protein 45B-like — MGSFIGHVIPGSFFLGFAIHWTIQIWIRFFKAKRNQGKYYNSCTYPCYCCCRRLKTYQMEGVLKIVFPAIGVIVEISAGFVDGKFVAMGNGQHSTMYSAFIICGILDILVHHKVRFVPKNANYLASALAFAIEGLLFKFHLHGRSSLDIQIHTLLVYIVALNVITILAEMRYPNSVIAGLARAFFVILQGTWFYQVAFILYNPIPGAEPWDGENHEQMMITTIIFGWHMLIILIAMITIGAIVSCFIKRGDGGNYNKDDEYDMESLIHRDNNGHTLLKMNADDAEDDSDFENEKPVSLKTLTSCD; from the coding sequence ATGGGTTCATTTATAGGACACGTTATACCAGGAAGCTTCTTCTTAGGATTTGCTATTCACTGGACGATTCAAATCTGGATCCGTTTTTTCAAAGCTAAGCGAAATCAagggaaatattacaattctTGCACGTACCCGTGTTACTGTTGTTGTAGACGTCTTAAAACCTACCAAATGGAAGGCGTTTTGAAAATCGTATTTCCCGCAATTGGTGTTATTGTTGAGATATCCGCTGGATTTGTCGATGGAAAGTTTGTAGCTATGGGAAATGGTCAACATTCTACGATGTACAGCGCTTTCATTATCTGTGGAATTCTGGACATTTTGGTTCATCACAAAGTCAGATTCGTTCCCAAAAATGCCAACTATTTGGCATCGGCGCTAGCTTTCGCGATTGAAGGTCTTTTATTCAAGTTCCATCTGCACGGTCGAAGCAGTCTGGATATCCAAATCCACACATTACTGGTCTACATTGTCGCTCTTAATGTGATTACAATTCTAGCTGAAATGCGATACCCGAATAGCGTTATTGCTGGACTTGCGCGCGCATTTTTCGTAATCCTTCAAGgaacctggttttatcaggtAGCGTTTATTCTGTATAATCCGATTCCTGGTGCCGAACCTTGGGACGGTGAAAACCACGAGCAAATGATGATCACTACTATAATATTTGGTTGGCACATGTTGATTATTTTAATCGCTATGATCACTATCGGAGCGATCGTGAGTTGTTTTATTAAAAGAGGTGACGGTGGGAATTATAATAAAGATGACGAATACGATATGGAAAGTTTAATTCACCGGGATAATAACGGACATACATTGTTAAAGATGAACGCTGATGATGCGGAAGATGACagcgattttgaaaatgaaaaacctgTTTCTTTAAAGACTTTaacatcctgtgattga
- the LOC141915034 gene encoding calpain-9-like isoform X2, whose product MYRGRQQFANMPPTSTGQFQNQNREGNVQFQPPQQQQQQNFANNSMIDPPNKPAAAVPNQKQQQPPRPVSFHHPENDADVNSEFENTRIDNLRKNTLFEDADFPATDRSIYYSRQSQFKFEWLRPHEIVKMYHSGLKPELFVGATNRFDVKQGKLGDCWVVAALSSLSENMEHIYSIIPRGQSFRAQWYAGMFRFRFWQFGRWVEVVIDDRLPTMRGELMFVHSNTVNEFWAALLEKAYAKMYGSYEALKAGHIADALTDFTGGLTESYPLGKFHDVPNNIVNIMFKSLERQSVIGASIYPVDPNENKRTLLPNGLVAGHAFSVTDMREIRLISERGEIPITLIRIRNPWGTRIEWNGPWSDRSPEWNSIPEPDKRAMGLIFRDDGEFWMDFRDFLTNFSSLDICNLSPQMNSMAARQWEERVHFNRWIKGVTAGGRPACKETHWMNPQFKVTLSDSDDDEDNLCSLIIELSQKDQRRMKHKNLKNLDIGFVIYQLTENNHVLPLTKKYFETYHYKDRCDQFIDARQNVKRFLLPPGEYVIVPSTYEPNEMTEFMLRMYFEKIHSQPSEQIDEVLSIESPLASPEKDPDLKTREEFFKKFFYDVAGENMQVDAYEFHQILNGALRADPNHKDINIDTCKAMVTLVDNDDNCRLGYNEFLHLWNLVRSWKSCFYVYDADHSGKLKSIELRNVLHSYGYKLNQSILAKLVYQYADNQEQVDLDSFIACMTRLALLFKIYKRNQKNDYVAMGLEQWIQEGVAL is encoded by the exons ATGTATAGAGGCCGTCAACAGTTTGCAAACATGCCGCCCACATCTACCGGTCAGTTTCAGAATCAGAATCGTGAAGGAAATGTGCAATTTCAACCAccgcaacaacaacaacaacagaactTCGCGAACAACTCGATGATAGACCCACCCAACAAACCAGCTGCAGCAGTTCCCAaccaaaaacaacaacaaccacCACGCCCCGTATCATTCCACCATCCGGAAAATGACGCTGATGTAAAtagtgaatttgaaaatacgcGAATTGATAATCTACGTAAAAATACGCTGTTCGAAGATGCAGATTTTCCGGCAACGGACCGCTCAATTTACTACAGCCGGCAGTCGCAATTTAAGTTTGAATGGTTACGTCCGCAT gaaatAGTTAAGATGTACCATTCTGGTTTGAAGCCCGAGTTGTTTGTTGGCGCAACAAATAGATTTGATGTCAAGCAAGGAAAATTAG GTGATTGCTGGGTGGTGGCAGCACTCTCCAGTTTATCAGAAAACATGGAACACATTTATAGTATAATCCCTCGCGGTCAGAGTTTCAGAGCTCAGTGGTACGCTGGAATGTTTCGATTTCGATTTTGGCAGTTCGGACGATGGGTCGAAGTCGTCATTGACGACCGTCTTCCAACAATGCGCGGGGAGTTGATGTTCGTTCATTCAAACACAGTCAACGAGTTTTGGGCGGCATTACTTGAGAAAGCCTACGCAAA AATGTATGGATCGTATGAAGCGCTGAAGGCAGGTCATATCGCagatgcattgacagatttcACCGGTGGTCTAACGGAAAGTTATCCTTTGGGCAAATTTCACGACGTTCCGAACAACATTGTGAATATCATGTTTAAATCATTAGAACGACAGTCAGTGATCGGAGCTAGTATTTAC CCGGTCGACCCGAATGAGAATAAACGCACTTTACTACCGAATGGCCTCGTAGCTGGACACGCATTCAGCGTCACTGATATGAGAGAG ATCCGTTTGATTTCCGAACGAGGTGAAATACCGATAACGTTGATACGCATTCGAAATCCATGGGGAACGAGAATTGAATGGAATGGACCGTGGAGTGATAG gtcTCCTGAATGGAACAGTATTCCTGAACCTGATAAACGTGCAATGGGTTTGATATTCAGAGATGATGGGGAATTCTG GATGGATTTCCGAGACTTTCTCACAAACTTTTCATCGTTAGACATTTGTAATTTGTCGCCTCAAATGAACTCGATGGCAGCTCGACAGTGGGAAGAGAGAGTTCATTTCAATCGATGGATAAAAGGTGTCACCGCTGGTGGTAGACCCGCTTGCAAAG AAACTCATTGGATGAATCCGCAGTTCAAGGTCACTCTATCGGAtagcgatgatgatgaagataaTTTGTGTAGTTTAATCATTGAATTATCTCAGAAAGATCAACGACGCATGAAAcataaaaatctgaaaaatctcGATATCGGATTCGTTATATATCAG TTGACTGAGAATAATCACGTGTTACCGCTGACTAAGAAGTATTTCGAGACGTATCATTATAAAGATCGATGTGATCAGTTTATCGACGCCCGGCAGAACGTCAAACGATTCTTACTGCCACCGGGAGAATACGTGATCGTTCCGTCAACGTATGAACCGAATGAAATGACCGAGTTCATGCTCAGGATGTATTTCGAAAAGATACATTCACAACCATCGGA GCAAATTGACGAGGTTCTAAGCATCGAGTCGCCGTTAGCATCACCTGAAAAAGATCCTGATCTGAAAACAAGAGAAGAATTCTTCAAGAAATTCTTCTACGACGTCGCTGGAGAG AATATGCAAGTCGATGCATATGAATTTCACCAAATTTTGAATGGTGCTCTACGAGCGG ATCCTAATCACAAGGATATTAACATCGATACGTGTAAAGCTATGGTTACATTGGTAGAT AATGATGATAATTGTAGACTCGGATACAATGAATTTTTGCACCTGTGGAACTTGGTGCGGTCGTGGAAG TCTTGTTTCTACGTTTATGACGCTGATCATAGtggaaaattaaaatctattgaattACGAAATGTGCTGCACTCATACG GTTATAAGTTGAATCAGAGTATTCTTGCCAAATTGGTATATCAATACGCTGATAACCAGGAACAGGTTGATTTGGATAGTTTTATCGCTTGCATGACTCGTTTGGCTCTTCTATTCA aaatatacaaACGAAACCAGAAAAATGATTACGTAGCTATGGGTCTGGAGCAG TGGATTCAGGAAGGAGTCGCGCTCTGA